Proteins encoded within one genomic window of Amorphoplanes friuliensis DSM 7358:
- a CDS encoding FtsB family cell division protein: MTQRRTPSGQGPARRPGGHAGRPGSRTAARPARTRDTAATRIEPRRTPATRTTSGIRSGNRPAAARRAAAAGATKRTVATRPKAFTGRATVLIIVLVVLALAYTYPVRVYLAQESQIAQMQAEQAAQQAKISGLTEEVEKWKDKEYVRIQARDRLFYVRPGEVPLLVLNDPEGAARAAGQTSASDAPDRWYDTLWGSVAAANAESRK, translated from the coding sequence ATGACGCAGCGCCGCACTCCGAGTGGACAGGGTCCGGCCCGCCGTCCAGGAGGACATGCGGGACGTCCGGGTAGCCGGACGGCGGCCCGCCCCGCGCGTACCAGGGACACGGCCGCGACCCGCATCGAACCGCGCCGGACTCCCGCCACCCGGACCACCAGCGGCATCCGGTCCGGTAACCGGCCGGCGGCTGCACGGCGTGCGGCCGCGGCGGGCGCCACCAAACGCACTGTCGCGACCCGGCCGAAAGCCTTCACCGGCCGTGCCACCGTCCTGATCATCGTGCTCGTCGTGCTGGCCCTGGCCTACACCTATCCCGTGCGCGTCTATCTCGCGCAGGAGTCCCAGATCGCCCAGATGCAGGCCGAGCAGGCTGCTCAGCAGGCCAAGATCTCGGGACTGACCGAAGAGGTCGAGAAGTGGAAGGACAAGGAGTACGTCCGCATCCAGGCCCGCGACCGGTTGTTCTACGTGCGGCCGGGTGAGGTGCCGCTGCTCGTCCTGAACGACCCGGAGGGTGCCGCCCGCGCCGCCGGCCAGACTTCGGCGTCGGACGCCCCGGACCGCTGGTACGACACACTCTGGGGCAGCGTCGCCGCCGCCAACGCAGAATCCCGAAAGTAG